ATTTTGGAGGAAACTGCGGCAATCTAATAGCGTGGCATCGAGCAACCTATCAACGAACTCCCAAGCAGTTTGATCCTCACGGGTTTCTAGCTACACTAGATCAATGTCAATAAAGCATCGAGTCCTTTAGTTTTTCCACTACTCTTAAAAATTGTGGTATTATACGGCCACAATGTACAGTGTCGCTTCGTATCGAAAAAGCCGTATAGCTCTCTTTCTCCGATGTCCGAATTGAGACGAAGGAACCGCATTCAATGCAACCCCCGCACAGAAATGAACAATGACTCTCCCACTGAACTCTAGCAATCCATTTGTCacttccatatatatatatatcatcgTTCACTCCACGACCGCCATTCGTTATCAACAGATCATTCTCTTCCTCATTTCCGCCGCGTAAGTTTTGCCGCAACCCAGCCAGCCATCGCTCAGGTGCTGTTCACAGACAACGCGAGAGAAAATGGTCTCCGTGATGCTGCTTCCATTATTGTATCGTCTTCTCTACGTTTACGGGCAATTTATCACACTACCTCTTATTTATCGGTACGCGAGACAGCGTCGTTCCGATATCGATAAGGTTTTCATTACTCAACTCGCGCAAAAACATAAACCGTAAACAATCTTCCTTACATAATGCGCCTTGCATAATTTATGGAGTCCCGCGCGGTGCAGTGTCTCCGCTGTTCATAATCCGAAAACCCATCCAGCGTTACTTATATATTTTCTATAGAGCCAAGATGGCGGCTTCGCGCTTTTATTTATACAACACGCGCGTATACTGTACCTCGGCATCGTTCTGATAAATGGAAGGTGCGTGCGGGAGAAGTACGTATATACATAGTTTAGCGACGCCAAGTTGCCAGCATAAGAGGTCGCGGCGGTGCGGAAAGCGCGAAAGTGCTGAAAATTTAGTGGCCCCGAGGAGAATAAATTACTTAAAAAAACGgtaccgcaaaaaaaaaaaaaatgaagtagAGGTGGAATCTCAGATAATTTATGCATTCGATAGCACGAGCCCGCAGTAGTCTCTTatgtcacaattttttttttcgctccaaTTGCActcttcgtcttttttttcttctttgttgaaaattaaaatgaaaatcacgggcaacactgtgtcgaagtagccaccaactgcgcattaCTCCTCCAGTATGGGAACAAACCTACTTAGTATCTGTGCATAACTGTGGGTGTAAAACGAAAACAGTCCGCTACGTACCGGCTACGTAGCCATTCAGGAGCGGCAAGTCAGTCCGGGAACATATAGGTCAATGTTGCTCGACGAACTGAGGATTATTtgccaccaggcgtcgcacccgAACCCTGTTACCGCAGTTTTACGAGCAAATTAAAAATGTTTAGCGTGCTCCGTCAAATGAAAAACTTGTGCTgtgtttacaagcaacaagttGTTAAAGTATCATAAGGGAGAAAAACGGGGTAGTTGGGAAATCGTTACTTAAAAGTAACCCAGCAAAACAGAGACAGGGACGAAGCACCATTCGCTGTTGTCCTGTGTGGTACGAGACAGAGAGAATAACAAAGATTACACCCGAAAACCGTAAAATGTATTTACTGTGTTCCAGAATTCGTGGACGGAGAGAAGCAAAGAAAGTGACGTGTGCAAAGCCgtctcgttttctttcctcgGGGAAACGTGACActtacaaagttccagagcagCAAAAACTTGTCCTGTATTGCTGAGTTATTTTTAATCTGTTAAACTACGCAGTACGGTACCCTTAAAGGGgttcgcacatttttttctaCACGTGGTTCATTTCATCGTGCACGCATTGTGCGGCACGTCAGAGCACTGAGGAACAAAGAGCTAGTGACATACAGACCCTAGAACATGCAAGAAATGAACCCCAGAACATGCGCCTATAGTGAACTTATAGTGAGCGTAGTGAGAGCAGCTGTGAACATACGCCACGTCTATCTGTGACATCAGAGTTACGGCCATACCCATTGGTtcccgtaagcacgtgacctcttccGCGTTGCCTCACTGGTCGAGGCACCTCCAGCAATGTCATTCGCAGTGCCGCTTTTCCACGTGTCTATTACCTTCTTTATCGTCAAACTTAGAACGCACGTTCGCGTACGATGCAAACAACTGTCCCGTTTAAAGGCGTTATGACCGTTGCCGGGTGCCGGTACGCGTCGGTACGCGCCGGTACGCAGCCGATGCCGGGATTCGAAGCCGacttacctcccagtctcgtcgtgaaaggcgatcatcttaaccacttcAATAACGGGACTCCGAATGGGCACCGCATTTTTAGTAGTCACTTAGTAGTCACTAGTCGTCCgtctcaaataaagttgttgttgttgttcaaaccaggaaagggtaacggtaatggtaacagaaacagaaacggtatattaacGAAATTGGAAGTGGTAACGATaatggaaacggaaacggaaacgaatatATCGTCTGGTATGGAATTCGGGTAATgactattcctgttgtgtgatgacatttgagtgactcttcatttttttgtttttggtttgatgactccattccctgtaatactctaaatactacacgaaagcatggaaggaaaacgcaatattggatctcgagggtgcatccgtcGCTTACATCATCCCAGTCCTCATActtccatgacatcaacacatgcctatactccaccatagcacgaggatgacagcctactatttagttacttattttgtactttgttcatttttttttttttaatttcaccgtggccatgacggtattatttactactgagagcgtgtGCTTATAAATACGACGTtgaatgaaggttacgcccatcttgagttactggactccgagtgacacaagactgaagacatgttcctacattttttttttttaagcttgCAAAATATGCGCATCCCAACGATGTAAAATATTAGTTGtctagtgtgtacgcgtgacacagaaggcacttgggcaaaacagggtgctgacaggtttcattaccggaaacagtaacggaaacgaaactatagcagtaacgaaactatagcagtaacgaaaatagagacggtaaccaaaatacgtccgttatccctCCCTGGTTCAAACATGTCGCGAAGTCGGGAAGTGAAGTGAAAGAAAATTAGGGCCGGCGTTGCCCAGCCCGTGACATCCAGCACGCGCAACTATAACAGAAGCGACCTCGTCCATGGGCAAGTGGTTTTCCAAAGTGTCAAAGCGAGAGGATATACTTGTCGTTCCTTCCTTCGAAATGTCGGCTCTGTTTGATAAGAGAGAGACGTCGTACGAGTACGTGTTCGTGGTATGCTGCCACGGCCAGAGGACTCCCCTTACGGAGTGCACCAACCTTCCGAAAGAGGAATCCGAAGACTACGGACGCATGACGGCCGCTGGCAGGGAGCAGACGGTGGAGATGGGGCGTCGTCTCAGGAGCCGTTACTTGTCCATCCTTACGGGACAACCGGGAGACGTCATCGCTACGCACAACCAGAATCCGTGCACTGAGGACAGCGTTCGCCTAATATTGGAGGTATGAAAATAGACCAGAAGTCAGGTGACGTGTTACTGAACAGAGAACTGAACGAAGAAAACAGACTAGGCTTGCATAACAATCGCAAAACGAAGGTGTGAACGTTTCGGAACCATGCCGCCGGGATCGAAGCTTATTTATGATGGCATAAATGTGTGTAACAGTCACAAGGGGCCCTTACCAGATTGTTACGAAGGTTCAAAAAGGATTCCCATTTTAGATTGTGCTTTATTCCCCGTGCTGATGATGACGCCCGTATAAGTGTGGAAACCTTCACACCTTTGTTTTGTGATTGTTATGCAAGCCAGTGTGTTTTCTTCGTTCTATAAGATATTGCAGGTATGCAACGCTCGCTGGGAAAAATATATTCTCTCGTAATTAGTTCGACTAGGATGATAAGATGATaggatatttttcttttttcttcgtttttcttttgcgAAATGTTTGGGGCATAAATCCGAGGCTTGGTTCCGCCAATAGACGCGACGTACCATAAAACGAATTTCGGCCGCACTACAACGATGAATCTGCTCCAGGGGGCGCTCATGTAGCGTCCATTTTTGAGTCACTGGAGAAACCCCGAGTACCGCAATCATTTTCCCCTTGCCGCCGCTCCCTTGGAAGGTTCATCGCTGCCGCAGCGTCCCGTGCTTCGTCCGCATTGAACCTCCCAAGGGAACGGTTGCGGTACTCTGACTCTTGTCGGTTCTAGTCCGTTTAgatcaggttaggttaggccagcTTATGCAGGTTAGAAACGCTGCCCATAAGTCTATACTCCCAACATTTAACGAATTGGCCTCAAATATGTGACTGTGCGAGACGCTACAAGTCAGGGCGAGTAAGAAGCAGGTTCAAAATCTGGTACTTCATACGTCCGCAACAAATATGGCAGCGGCCAGATCGCCAGACTGCGAAGATCTCACAGGCGCGCTGTTAATGAGAGCAATTACACGTTCTTGCGGCACTTAAATCAGGTAAGCACATTGTTgagaataatttttttttaatattgcaGTTGCCGCAGGGCCTCTTGCTTTTCCTCAATATTTTTACCTATATACCTCGCGCCTGCACCGCTGAGCCTGCTCTCGAGGCTACGCACTCGGTCCACCCatgtgaagtgaagtgagtttggggagctcactaaatcgttagtgaCACTTTTTGCCTAGGGTCagtaaaagatgccgtgtggCAGCTTTACTCggtgaaagtgacactaaaatAGTTCGTGTGACAGTGGTTTCGTTTTCAATCATCTCACGAAGAAACCTTGAAAAAGCGCTCAACATATGCAACTTCCTTTCCTCTAGGGCTTGGATATTCCACCCACGACGCCCTTTAAAGACAACACGGACTACATGGCCATTTACGAGAAATCTCTGGCGCAACATTACGACACAATCATGGCATCCGCAGGCCACGGTCGCTTCCGAACCATCCAAAACATGGTGGACTTCGTTCGCGATCGCATCGGTTCGCCCAGCACCAGCCAAAATGCTACGCTGCTTTGCCTGGACAGCCTTCGGACTCACGTGGTGAACGGACACCCGATGCCGGACTGGGCTGTCGCGGACTGGGACGATATCCTCTCCGCGGATCGCAAGGTCTTTGAGATGGCCCTGGAGGGGATCGAGAAGCCACTGGCAGAGTACATTCTAGGAGAGATCCTCGACACGCTGGTGGTTATGTACGAAAGGGGACACTTCAGGCAGGATAAGGTAAGCCTATAATAGCTGAAGGAATCAGTAGAGGGAAGACACAACGGAGTAGGCACAGCTGACAAGTTTGAAAGCTTTATTCGACTACAACTCTTCCGAGCTCTCGTCGTGTCGTATAACTTTAAATGAAGGTCGAAAGCGAATGTTGCGCAAACTTGAGTTATGGTCATAGCCGCTGCAACTGCAATGAGAAGCACGTTTCCTAAACTGGAAGTGGACCGACACACTGAATATCGCTAGAGGCTCTGCGCGCGGTTGCCTGACACAGCTTTATGCAATTAATTGAATGTCGGCCTGTAGTCTGTGGTACCTGAACGCAATCTGTCGATTTCTCATCCTTAAGACCTACGTTCCTTCGTTGAGTACGCGTTTTTGGTATGGACGATCCTCACTACCAATTACATAGAGTAAGGAAACCAACCCGAGCCGTTGGCAGCCTTGGTACGGGCTGGTGGTAACGCGAACTTACTAACGTGTCTCCGCAGATGCACATCTTCACTGTGTCGGACATGAACCTGTTTGCCGTCCTGAAGCTGCTGAACAGGCTCTACGACTCGCG
This portion of the Ornithodoros turicata isolate Travis chromosome 3, ASM3712646v1, whole genome shotgun sequence genome encodes:
- the LOC135389849 gene encoding uncharacterized protein LOC135389849, whose protein sequence is MGKWFSKVSKREDILVVPSFEMSALFDKRETSYEYVFVVCCHGQRTPLTECTNLPKEESEDYGRMTAAGREQTVEMGRRLRSRYLSILTGQPGDVIATHNQNPCTEDSVRLILEGLDIPPTTPFKDNTDYMAIYEKSLAQHYDTIMASAGHGRFRTIQNMVDFVRDRIGSPSTSQNATLLCLDSLRTHVVNGHPMPDWAVADWDDILSADRKVFEMALEGIEKPLAEYILGEILDTLVVMYERGHFRQDKMHIFTVSDMNLFAVLKLLNRLYDSRPNFGAALFIEVFRDAEGLRVRILFGGDVVPLPLRLDRLSNPCPLANFVAEISHLLGRQ